The Acidiferrobacterales bacterium genome includes a window with the following:
- a CDS encoding O-succinylhomoserine sulfhydrylase: MDGKGFKTRAVRAGQSRTEENEHSDPIFATSSFVFRDSAEAASRFAETEPGNVYSRFTNPTTRAFENRLSKLENAHFCSGTASGMAAILAICMTTLKSGDHILAGRGLFGSTVNLFSNILTRFDIETTFISPTDAQDWREKLRNNTRLIFVESPSNPLCEIVDIAELAAVSREKGDCIVVVDNAACTPALQRPLELGADVVVYSATKFLDGQGRAVGGAVVTNESDIADRIVGFLRTAGPCMSPFNAWIFLKGLETLAIRMSESCASALKVANWLNAQPNVTQVHYPGLIGHSGHELAKQQQSDFGAILSFEVDGGKSAAWNLIDRLEVFSITGNLGDAKSTVNHSASTTHARIQPEDRKRAGITDGLIRLSIGLEDADDLIADLRAGLG, translated from the coding sequence ATGGATGGTAAAGGATTCAAGACGAGAGCAGTCAGGGCAGGTCAGTCCAGAACCGAGGAGAACGAGCACAGCGATCCGATATTCGCGACCTCAAGTTTCGTATTCAGGGACTCGGCTGAGGCTGCTAGCCGGTTCGCCGAGACAGAACCCGGCAATGTCTATTCCAGGTTTACCAATCCGACTACCCGGGCGTTCGAGAACCGACTGTCGAAGTTGGAAAACGCGCATTTCTGCAGCGGAACCGCATCCGGTATGGCCGCGATTCTCGCAATATGCATGACTACATTGAAATCCGGTGACCACATTCTTGCCGGGCGTGGCCTGTTTGGCTCGACTGTCAATCTGTTTTCCAACATTCTAACCAGGTTCGATATCGAAACGACATTCATCTCTCCGACCGATGCTCAGGACTGGCGGGAGAAGTTGCGCAACAATACCAGGTTGATATTTGTGGAGTCTCCGTCAAACCCGCTTTGCGAGATCGTCGATATAGCCGAACTGGCCGCTGTCTCACGCGAAAAAGGCGATTGCATCGTGGTGGTCGACAACGCTGCATGTACACCGGCACTGCAACGACCATTGGAACTGGGAGCCGATGTCGTCGTGTACTCCGCCACCAAGTTTCTCGATGGTCAGGGCAGGGCTGTCGGGGGTGCAGTAGTCACGAACGAATCTGATATCGCGGACCGCATAGTCGGGTTCTTGCGTACCGCTGGACCTTGTATGAGCCCATTCAACGCATGGATTTTCCTCAAGGGCCTGGAAACTCTGGCGATCAGAATGTCCGAATCCTGTGCCAGTGCATTGAAAGTCGCAAATTGGCTGAATGCCCAGCCGAATGTCACTCAGGTGCATTATCCGGGTCTGATTGGTCATTCCGGTCATGAGCTCGCAAAACAACAGCAAAGTGACTTCGGGGCGATTCTTTCGTTTGAGGTTGACGGTGGGAAGTCTGCCGCCTGGAATCTCATAGATCGATTGGAAGTGTTCTCAATCACCGGAAATCTGGGTGATGCCAAAAGCACGGTCAACCATTCAGCATCGACTACACACGCGCGAATCCAACCCGAAGACCGGAAACGGGCTGGCATTACCGATGGACTGATTCGACTGTCGATTGGACTCGAGGACGCAGACGACCTGATCGCTGACTTACGGGCTGGCCTGGGCTAA
- a CDS encoding molybdopterin-dependent oxidoreductase: MSNGDDLGPRLAAIKNAEVIKSFCYTCPWQCPTEVFVRDGKIVYHKGNPESPNNIGSRCAKGMASWYVTRDPDRLKYPMLRTNPKGEPGKFQRISWDEAYSYIADKLRSIADQYGPEAVALTCHHDPNTQFYRHLLGELYGSPNMYAHTSGCEQDRRSACLTMFGHVFPMHDFANSRYVMLWGMNNLGANQGLWESRALIDAKKNGCKLVVVDPNFTETAQKADEWIPINPGTDGALALAMCHSIVSNRLYDQDFANNYCNGFDGFRDHLQDKGYSPQWAESICGVSKQTIERLAREFATTKPAMSAIFKGSGYYTNGADAGRACYALNAICGEVDKPGNLHLKDWAPLGLPVVIPDEAKTAPSKGPLHAEMGYPLAPDLPNSKLPDAVIDGNPYPVKGLFVHATNPVMSDPNRDRVIEMFRHLELAVACELYMSETALECDIVLPETSFYEQAEIRQGMWLGPQVVLCQPVVAPVGESQPPYEIAKGIAQKMGWGEYFPYETWEDWGEVMMETVPMSLEELKGKGFWAGEIRYNRVPEGLPTPSGKIEIHSSAYVEAGFSGYPEYTERSVIPDEEYPLQLTHSKLSMHCNIVTQNNPYLMEICGENWVEINSKDAAQYGIADDTMVILESPKDKIEIKAKVVEGLVPGCVSVRHGHGFGHWAMGSTAKGHGAHSNNLMDIYTNPITGANCYNECKVRIRAA, encoded by the coding sequence ATGAGTAATGGGGATGACTTAGGCCCACGCTTAGCCGCAATAAAGAACGCAGAGGTGATCAAAAGCTTCTGCTATACCTGTCCTTGGCAGTGTCCAACCGAAGTGTTCGTGCGCGACGGGAAAATTGTCTATCACAAAGGTAATCCCGAATCGCCAAACAATATCGGCTCAAGATGTGCCAAGGGTATGGCCAGCTGGTACGTAACCCGGGACCCAGATCGTCTGAAGTACCCGATGCTTCGAACCAACCCGAAAGGGGAACCCGGAAAGTTTCAGCGCATCTCCTGGGATGAGGCATATTCCTATATCGCGGACAAGCTGCGTTCCATCGCTGACCAATATGGTCCGGAAGCAGTTGCGCTGACTTGCCATCATGACCCCAACACCCAGTTCTACCGGCATTTGCTCGGCGAATTGTATGGTTCGCCGAATATGTATGCGCATACATCAGGATGCGAGCAGGACCGCAGGTCAGCGTGTCTGACAATGTTCGGACATGTATTTCCAATGCACGACTTCGCAAATTCGAGGTATGTCATGCTCTGGGGCATGAACAATCTAGGGGCCAATCAGGGACTGTGGGAAAGTCGGGCATTGATCGACGCAAAGAAAAATGGGTGTAAATTGGTGGTGGTTGATCCGAATTTCACCGAAACTGCCCAAAAAGCGGATGAGTGGATACCCATTAATCCGGGAACCGACGGTGCGCTGGCACTGGCAATGTGTCACAGCATTGTCAGTAATCGTCTGTATGATCAGGATTTTGCCAACAACTACTGCAACGGTTTCGATGGGTTTCGCGATCATCTTCAGGACAAGGGATATTCCCCTCAATGGGCCGAGTCGATCTGCGGCGTCAGCAAGCAGACAATAGAACGCCTGGCGAGAGAGTTCGCGACGACCAAGCCAGCCATGTCGGCAATCTTCAAGGGCTCGGGCTACTACACCAACGGAGCGGACGCCGGAAGGGCATGTTATGCCTTGAATGCCATTTGTGGTGAAGTCGACAAGCCTGGAAATCTACATCTCAAGGATTGGGCGCCTCTCGGGCTGCCAGTCGTTATTCCGGATGAGGCCAAGACAGCCCCTTCCAAGGGCCCGCTGCATGCGGAAATGGGATATCCCCTGGCTCCGGATCTTCCCAATTCAAAGTTGCCTGATGCCGTCATCGATGGCAATCCGTATCCTGTGAAGGGGTTGTTCGTTCACGCCACCAATCCGGTGATGAGTGATCCGAACCGAGACCGTGTTATCGAGATGTTCAGACATCTTGAGCTTGCGGTCGCGTGTGAACTCTACATGAGTGAAACCGCACTGGAATGCGATATTGTCCTTCCCGAAACCTCATTCTATGAGCAGGCTGAAATCCGTCAGGGTATGTGGCTGGGTCCGCAGGTTGTTCTGTGTCAACCGGTTGTCGCACCGGTCGGGGAGTCTCAGCCGCCCTATGAAATTGCCAAGGGTATCGCACAGAAGATGGGCTGGGGAGAGTATTTCCCCTACGAAACCTGGGAAGACTGGGGCGAAGTCATGATGGAAACAGTGCCGATGTCCCTGGAAGAACTGAAAGGCAAGGGATTCTGGGCCGGTGAGATCCGTTACAACCGGGTTCCCGAAGGGCTTCCGACTCCATCCGGAAAAATCGAGATTCATTCGAGTGCTTACGTAGAAGCCGGATTCAGCGGGTATCCCGAATACACGGAGCGCAGCGTGATACCGGACGAGGAGTATCCATTGCAACTGACCCATTCAAAACTGAGCATGCATTGCAACATCGTAACCCAGAACAATCCGTATCTGATGGAGATATGTGGAGAGAACTGGGTGGAAATCAACAGCAAGGATGCGGCACAATACGGAATTGCAGATGACACGATGGTGATACTTGAGTCGCCGAAAGACAAGATCGAAATCAAGGCGAAAGTCGTTGAGGGTCTGGTGCCGGGCTGCGTCAGCGTCCGTCATGGCCACGGATTCGGACATTGGGCGATGGGTTCGACCGCCAAGGGCCACGGTGCCCATTCAAACAATCTGATGGACATTTATACCAACCCGATAACCGGTGCGAACTGCTATAACGAGTGTAAAGTTCGCATTCGGGCAGCGTAA
- a CDS encoding 4Fe-4S dicluster domain-containing protein has protein sequence MQHGFYFDHHRCVKCHACEIACKSWNEIDIGPRWREVVKIESGVFPNVTAMNVSMACMHCGDAPCQNACPVGAISKSVENGIVTVDENTCIGCGFCTFACPFNAPQLSATAGKMEKCNFCQTPGRERPLDMPRACEEICPTNAISSGPMTKLATENRATAAKRLAAQGFPGMVTDAAARFGPGS, from the coding sequence ATGCAACATGGATTTTATTTCGATCATCACAGATGCGTGAAGTGTCACGCCTGTGAGATCGCATGCAAGTCCTGGAACGAGATTGATATCGGTCCGCGCTGGCGGGAAGTCGTCAAGATCGAATCGGGAGTGTTCCCAAATGTCACGGCGATGAATGTTTCAATGGCATGCATGCATTGTGGCGATGCACCATGCCAGAACGCCTGTCCGGTCGGTGCAATTTCCAAAAGTGTTGAAAACGGCATTGTGACCGTTGATGAGAACACTTGTATTGGATGTGGATTCTGCACTTTTGCCTGCCCGTTCAATGCGCCTCAATTGAGTGCGACCGCCGGCAAAATGGAAAAATGTAATTTCTGCCAGACTCCAGGCAGGGAAAGACCGCTTGACATGCCTCGTGCCTGTGAGGAAATCTGTCCGACCAATGCGATCTCCTCCGGGCCGATGACAAAATTGGCAACCGAAAATCGTGCGACTGCGGCGAAGCGTCTGGCAGCACAGGGATTTCCGGGAATGGTGACAGATGCTGCCGCAAGATTCGGACCCGGTAGCTGA
- a CDS encoding corrinoid protein produces the protein MALFIETEKEWDLEDLQYDYEDSLETDRWSDAPQEIKELFHEIEWNIIDGEHEDTSDLIHPALDSDVSPRTLVAGPMATGIAEVGRRFKMDEYFLPEVMMSAKCMHAALGILKPLIIAEKSEDIGTVVVGTVQGDLHDIGKKIVAMMLEAAGFTVIDLGVTVPPEDFIAAIREHNPQIVGFSALLTTTMNMQWETIKQISGEGLRSDVKVFVGGAPISQAWCDKIGADAYGVDALVAVEKAKACVQEYQDIKGGDPALHTALLAMDAERTAEQAAKAAAAAG, from the coding sequence ATGGCTCTATTTATTGAGACGGAAAAAGAATGGGATCTTGAAGATCTTCAATACGACTATGAGGACTCTTTGGAAACTGACAGGTGGTCCGATGCACCACAGGAGATCAAGGAGTTGTTTCATGAAATCGAGTGGAACATTATTGACGGGGAGCACGAAGATACATCCGATCTGATTCACCCGGCGCTCGACTCGGACGTCTCACCCAGAACTCTGGTTGCCGGTCCAATGGCAACCGGCATTGCCGAAGTCGGGCGACGCTTCAAGATGGATGAGTATTTTCTTCCTGAAGTCATGATGTCTGCGAAGTGCATGCATGCTGCGCTCGGAATTCTCAAGCCGCTGATCATCGCTGAGAAATCCGAGGACATCGGAACTGTCGTGGTCGGCACCGTTCAGGGTGACTTGCACGATATCGGAAAGAAGATCGTCGCGATGATGCTCGAGGCGGCGGGCTTTACAGTGATTGATCTCGGAGTCACAGTCCCGCCAGAGGATTTTATTGCTGCGATTCGCGAGCACAACCCCCAGATTGTTGGATTTTCGGCGCTTCTCACAACGACGATGAACATGCAGTGGGAAACCATCAAGCAGATCTCAGGCGAAGGACTTCGCTCTGACGTGAAGGTGTTTGTCGGAGGCGCACCGATAAGTCAGGCCTGGTGCGACAAGATCGGTGCAGACGCCTATGGTGTTGATGCCTTGGTCGCAGTTGAAAAGGCCAAAGCCTGCGTTCAGGAATATCAGGACATCAAGGGCGGGGATCCTGCCTTGCACACTGCGTTGCTTGCAATGGATGCAGAGAGAACCGCGGAACAGGCAGCCAAAGCGGCGGCTGCGGCGGGCTGA
- a CDS encoding cold shock domain-containing protein — protein MSKVIAIYGKTCCLKSDVARAISRLTGYKLASRGEAVTTQALMHKLANGNEVDLDFHKQLDERTRSMLSWPDPVVILESRFIDSVLGSHDDVFYVHVKSGDEVRNERWMHRREEGGGRTRQIGEGVAQRDSDDEALREQLYPDVSQVKPNMSIDTTEGDVYGYAVQIWSTFTGEDLQHLVDSAGQVMDKKQTKGLKPGPATGTVAIYNALRNPFGGYITDDESGRKVFIHKSAVESAGFGELHIDQRVAYRIVEDGFGGFRAVEIQNQ, from the coding sequence ATGAGCAAAGTTATCGCAATTTATGGTAAGACATGTTGTCTGAAATCGGATGTTGCACGCGCAATATCTCGTCTGACCGGCTACAAACTCGCAAGCCGGGGGGAAGCCGTAACGACCCAGGCGCTCATGCACAAGCTGGCAAATGGTAACGAAGTCGACCTGGATTTTCATAAACAGCTCGATGAGCGTACACGGTCAATGCTGTCCTGGCCTGATCCTGTCGTGATATTGGAAAGCCGGTTCATAGACTCTGTTCTTGGCAGCCATGATGACGTTTTTTATGTCCACGTGAAGTCAGGGGATGAAGTGAGAAATGAGCGATGGATGCATCGGCGGGAAGAAGGAGGTGGTCGGACGCGACAAATCGGCGAGGGCGTTGCACAGCGCGACAGTGATGACGAAGCATTACGCGAGCAGCTATATCCGGATGTGTCGCAAGTCAAGCCGAACATGAGCATTGATACGACCGAAGGTGACGTATACGGCTATGCCGTCCAAATATGGTCGACGTTTACGGGCGAAGACCTGCAGCATCTTGTCGACTCTGCAGGCCAGGTCATGGACAAGAAGCAGACTAAAGGTCTCAAACCCGGCCCGGCGACCGGTACCGTTGCAATCTACAACGCGTTAAGAAATCCTTTCGGAGGGTATATAACGGACGACGAGAGCGGACGCAAGGTATTCATTCACAAAAGTGCTGTTGAATCAGCAGGTTTTGGCGAACTTCACATCGATCAGCGAGTTGCCTATCGAATCGTAGAGGACGGTTTCGGCGGATTCAGGGCTGTTGAAATCCAGAATCAGTAA
- a CDS encoding DUF3530 family protein → MTRSTWLTTSRDISDRKNRTMTGMVGVPVLVAMLLLVASPVAIADREPDYEREERLAQEAIAGLFDGEVIYLNDGKREFLSLLSEPEDSEFDGAVLLLHGRGFHPDWPQVAGPLREGLGELGITTLSLQMPVLAKDAKYYEYLEILDESFPRIQVGIDYLMNSNYGWIAVVAHSCSVHMTMGWIKEIDNVPFDAYVGIGMGATDYGQPMLEEFPLSSIPVPVLDVFGDQDYPAVINAADRRAAAIVAAGNSRSQQIQLSGPDHFFEDYEDVLVETVGEWILAARKPE, encoded by the coding sequence ATGACGAGGAGTACCTGGCTGACGACATCAAGAGACATCAGTGACCGAAAGAATCGAACAATGACAGGAATGGTCGGAGTGCCAGTATTGGTCGCAATGCTGTTGTTGGTTGCGAGCCCTGTTGCAATTGCGGATCGAGAACCTGACTACGAGCGCGAGGAAAGGCTGGCACAAGAGGCAATCGCCGGTTTATTCGATGGTGAAGTCATCTATCTGAATGACGGGAAAAGAGAATTTCTGTCGTTGCTGTCTGAGCCGGAAGATTCGGAATTCGATGGTGCGGTACTCCTGCTGCATGGCAGGGGTTTTCATCCGGATTGGCCGCAGGTGGCAGGGCCGTTGCGGGAAGGTCTTGGCGAATTGGGAATCACAACGCTGTCACTCCAGATGCCGGTTCTTGCCAAAGACGCCAAATATTATGAGTACCTTGAGATTCTGGACGAGTCATTCCCTCGAATACAAGTCGGGATTGATTACCTGATGAACAGCAATTATGGGTGGATAGCGGTTGTAGCACATAGTTGTTCGGTCCACATGACAATGGGATGGATCAAGGAAATTGATAATGTGCCTTTTGACGCTTATGTCGGAATCGGCATGGGTGCCACAGACTACGGACAACCGATGCTTGAGGAATTTCCGTTGTCTTCGATTCCCGTTCCGGTACTGGATGTTTTTGGTGATCAGGACTACCCGGCCGTGATCAATGCAGCTGACAGAAGGGCTGCGGCGATTGTGGCGGCGGGAAATTCCAGGTCACAGCAAATTCAACTGTCGGGACCGGATCATTTTTTTGAAGACTACGAAGACGTTCTGGTCGAGACCGTTGGAGAGTGGATACTGGCCGCTCGCAAGCCTGAATGA
- the phoU gene encoding phosphate signaling complex protein PhoU — MISGHYSAKYDVELRQLSDRTLEMGQLIEKQLRRAIQSLIHGDRLLEREVLETETVINNLEVEIDRECVEILARRQPIASDLRFIIMIIKTVNDMERMGDEVHRVFEMGSRVVSNGGDSPQDDDIEELAARVHKLLIQTLRVFEQEDDAGALTLIRKDKKVDKKFETTLKKIKKWMMAESNSVPDAIETLWAIRSLERIGDRLCNICEHVIFYVKGEDIRHLDIDEILKQE; from the coding sequence ATGATATCAGGCCACTATTCAGCAAAGTACGACGTCGAACTCCGACAACTGAGTGACAGAACACTCGAGATGGGGCAACTGATTGAAAAACAGTTGAGGCGCGCAATCCAATCTCTCATTCACGGTGACCGGTTACTCGAACGTGAAGTTTTGGAAACCGAGACAGTGATCAACAATCTTGAAGTCGAGATTGACAGGGAATGTGTCGAGATCCTCGCCCGACGGCAACCGATTGCGAGCGACCTCAGATTCATCATCATGATCATCAAGACGGTGAACGATATGGAACGTATGGGAGACGAGGTGCACCGGGTGTTCGAGATGGGCAGCAGAGTTGTTTCCAATGGCGGAGATTCTCCGCAAGATGATGATATTGAAGAACTGGCTGCACGAGTGCACAAGTTGCTGATTCAGACATTGCGCGTGTTCGAACAGGAAGATGATGCCGGAGCGCTCACCCTGATCAGAAAAGACAAGAAAGTCGACAAGAAGTTTGAAACGACCCTCAAGAAAATAAAAAAATGGATGATGGCCGAGTCGAATTCCGTGCCTGACGCAATTGAGACCCTATGGGCAATTCGTTCACTCGAAAGAATCGGTGACCGACTTTGCAATATTTGCGAGCACGTGATCTTTTATGTCAAGGGTGAGGATATCAGACATCTCGATATTGATGAAATCCTGAAACAGGAGTAA
- a CDS encoding substrate-binding domain-containing protein, which produces MVHLASNLRGYLTVLAVMLGSFPMAVQADERDYISIVGSSTVYPFATVVAERFGTGTEYPTPIIESTGSGGGLKLFCTGIGVKHPDITNSSRRIKQSEVDRCAKSGITGIVEVKFGYDGIVIANSVEAEPFVLTRREIFLALAKHVPSPDDSETLVTNPYKTWKDVNPELPDAAIRVLGPPPTSGTRDAFAELALEGGCETFEWIKAIEISDKKRYKSICHAVREDGAWVEAGENDNIIVQKLNADKQSLGVFGFSFLDQNSDLVQGAVIDGVAPEFENIADGSYAISRSLYFYVKSAHINLIPGIKDYVAEFTNERAWGDDGYLVDKGMIPMPEAERSEFKTAAKELRSVKLASH; this is translated from the coding sequence ATGGTCCATTTGGCATCAAATCTCAGGGGTTACCTGACTGTTCTGGCTGTGATGCTAGGGTCCTTTCCGATGGCTGTTCAAGCTGACGAACGAGACTATATCAGTATTGTTGGATCTTCTACGGTCTATCCTTTTGCAACGGTGGTTGCGGAACGTTTTGGAACCGGTACGGAGTATCCAACTCCAATTATTGAATCGACAGGCTCCGGCGGCGGTCTGAAACTGTTCTGTACAGGTATCGGAGTCAAGCATCCTGACATCACGAATTCCTCAAGGCGGATCAAGCAATCTGAAGTCGATCGCTGTGCAAAAAGTGGTATTACAGGAATCGTCGAAGTTAAGTTCGGGTACGACGGTATTGTCATTGCGAATTCAGTTGAAGCCGAGCCATTCGTTTTGACGAGAAGAGAGATTTTTCTTGCGCTTGCGAAGCATGTTCCTTCGCCGGATGACTCTGAGACATTGGTCACAAATCCTTACAAGACATGGAAGGATGTCAATCCTGAATTACCTGATGCGGCGATCCGCGTTCTCGGACCACCACCGACATCGGGTACTCGAGATGCATTCGCCGAACTCGCTCTTGAGGGTGGTTGTGAGACTTTCGAATGGATCAAGGCAATTGAAATATCTGACAAGAAGCGCTACAAGTCGATCTGTCACGCTGTTCGTGAAGACGGTGCGTGGGTTGAAGCCGGTGAAAATGACAATATCATCGTTCAGAAATTGAACGCGGATAAACAATCGCTTGGGGTTTTCGGATTCAGTTTCCTGGATCAGAATTCAGATCTGGTACAAGGCGCTGTTATTGATGGCGTTGCCCCTGAGTTCGAAAATATTGCAGACGGCTCCTATGCCATCTCTCGCTCCCTGTACTTCTACGTTAAATCTGCACACATCAACCTGATTCCTGGAATCAAGGACTATGTTGCAGAATTTACCAACGAGCGTGCTTGGGGTGATGACGGCTATCTGGTGGACAAAGGAATGATCCCCATGCCAGAAGCCGAACGTTCTGAGTTTAAGACAGCCGCCAAGGAACTAAGGTCCGTCAAACTCGCTTCCCATTGA
- the pstC gene encoding phosphate ABC transporter permease subunit PstC, whose amino-acid sequence MNAWTLAIIMLVMSSLFYAIAKKRSLRIAEGIGGIRNLHSAPRYYGVVAAALFAIPALSVLGLWISVDESIILRMVLSEFYADMQFADQADKDWVVSQIQIYAQSGQLVATENVQVLTAAADRYQHLVNLSDTLRNASILVLGAIISFIFIVLISAKVRARVIAESITKLLLLASSLIAIFTTLGIVLSVLFEAILFFQKVPVHEFLFGLEWSPQIAIREDQVGSSGLFGSVPLFTGTLLIAAVAMGVAVPVGLLSAIYLAEYASTKVRSFAKPALEILAGVPTVVYGFFAILVVAPLLREFGFTLGLDIAQESALAAGAVMGIMIVPFVSSLTDDVITALPQSIREASLACGATKSETIKKVVLPAALPGIVGSLLLAVSRAIGETMIVLMAAGLAARLTVNPLESVTTVTVQIVTLLVGDQEFDSAKTLAAFALGLTLFVATLLLNVTALYIVRKYSEQYE is encoded by the coding sequence ATGAACGCCTGGACATTGGCAATCATCATGCTTGTGATGTCGTCGCTGTTCTACGCGATTGCGAAAAAACGTTCACTGCGAATTGCCGAAGGTATCGGAGGTATCAGGAATCTGCATTCCGCACCAAGGTATTACGGCGTTGTCGCGGCCGCCCTGTTCGCGATTCCAGCGCTATCAGTGCTTGGTTTGTGGATCAGTGTGGACGAAAGCATCATATTACGCATGGTATTGTCCGAATTCTACGCAGACATGCAGTTCGCTGATCAGGCCGATAAGGACTGGGTGGTCAGTCAGATCCAGATTTACGCCCAGTCGGGCCAGCTTGTTGCGACAGAGAATGTTCAGGTCCTGACCGCAGCAGCAGATCGTTATCAGCATCTGGTCAATCTAAGCGACACCTTGCGTAACGCATCGATACTGGTGCTGGGCGCGATTATCAGTTTCATATTCATTGTCTTGATCTCCGCAAAAGTACGTGCTCGCGTAATTGCTGAGTCAATCACCAAGCTGTTGCTCCTAGCCAGTTCCCTGATTGCAATTTTTACAACGCTGGGAATCGTTCTATCGGTATTGTTTGAGGCCATATTGTTTTTTCAGAAAGTCCCCGTACATGAATTTCTGTTTGGACTCGAGTGGAGCCCTCAGATTGCGATTCGAGAGGATCAGGTCGGGTCGTCAGGTTTATTTGGAAGTGTACCGCTGTTTACTGGGACACTGCTTATTGCCGCAGTAGCGATGGGTGTTGCGGTGCCGGTCGGCTTGCTATCAGCGATTTATCTGGCCGAATACGCCTCGACGAAAGTCCGTTCGTTCGCAAAACCCGCACTGGAGATCCTTGCAGGTGTTCCGACTGTAGTGTACGGCTTCTTTGCGATACTTGTAGTCGCGCCCTTGCTTCGAGAGTTTGGTTTTACGCTGGGACTCGACATTGCGCAGGAAAGCGCTCTGGCGGCGGGTGCGGTCATGGGAATTATGATTGTTCCATTTGTATCGTCACTAACCGATGATGTCATTACCGCATTGCCGCAGTCGATCCGGGAAGCATCTTTGGCTTGCGGGGCAACGAAGTCGGAAACCATCAAGAAGGTCGTGCTTCCAGCAGCACTGCCGGGAATAGTAGGATCGCTTCTACTCGCGGTTTCCAGGGCGATTGGAGAAACGATGATTGTCTTGATGGCTGCCGGCCTGGCAGCCAGACTGACTGTAAACCCACTGGAGTCGGTCACGACCGTAACGGTGCAAATCGTCACGCTTCTCGTTGGCGACCAGGAATTTGACAGCGCAAAGACACTTGCGGCATTTGCGCTGGGACTGACACTGTTTGTCGCAACACTGCTGTTGAACGTTACGGCACTGTATATCGTTCGCAAGTATAGTGAACAATATGAATAG